From Oryctolagus cuniculus chromosome 17, mOryCun1.1, whole genome shotgun sequence, a single genomic window includes:
- the TOB1 gene encoding protein Tob1, which produces MQLEIQVALNFIISYLYNKLPRRRVNIFGEELERLLKKKYEGHWYPEKPYRGSGFRCIHIGEKVDPVIEQASKESGLDIDDVRGNLPQDLSVWIDPFEVSYQIGEKGPVKVLYVDDNNENGCELDKEIKNSFNPEAQVFMPISDPASSVSSSPSPPFGHSAAVSPTFMPRSTQPLTFTTATFAATKFGSTKMKNSGRSNKVARTSPINLGLNVNDLLKQKAISSSVHSLYGLGLGGQQQPQQQQQPAQPPPPPPPPQQQQQQKTSALSPNAKEFIFPNMQGQSSSTNGMFPGDNPLNLSPLQYSNAFDVFAAYGGLNEKSFVDGLNFSLNNMQYSNQQFQPVMAN; this is translated from the coding sequence atgCAGCTTGAAATCCAAGTAGCActcaattttattatttcatatttgtacAATAAGCTTCCCAGGAGACGTGTCAACATTTTTGGTGAAGAGCTTGAAAGACTTCTTAAGAAGAAATATGAAGGGCACTGGTATCCTGAAAAGCCATACAGAGGATCAGGGTTTAGATGTATACACATAGGGGAGAAAGTGGACCCAGTGATTGAACAAGCGTCCAAAGAGAGTGGTCTGGACATCGATGATGTGCGTGGCAATCTGCCACAGGACCTTAGTGTTTGGATCGACCCGTTTGAGGTTTCCTACCAAATTGGTGAAAAGGGACCCGTGAAGGTACTTTATGTGGATGATAATAATGAAAACGGATGTGAGTTGGATAAGGAGATCAAAAACAGCTTTAACCCAGAGGCCCAGGTTTTTATGCCCATAAGTGACCCCGCCTCGTCGGTGTCCAGCTCCCCATCGCCTCCCTTTGGTCACTCTGCTGCTGTAAGCCCTACCTTCATGCCCCGGTCCACTCAGCCTTTAACCTTTACCACTGCCACTTTTGCTGCCACCAAGTTCGGCTCTACCAAAATGAAGAATAGTGGTCGAAGCAACAAGGTTGCACGCACTTCTCCTATCAACCTCGGCTTGAATGTGAACGACCTCCTGAAGCAGAAAGCCATCTCTTCCTCAGTGCACTCTCTGTACGGGCTGGGCCTGGGCGGccagcagcagccgcagcagcagcagcagccggcccagccgccgccgccgccgccaccaccgcagcagcagcagcagcagaaaacCTCTGCGCTTTCTCCTAATGCCAAGGAATTCATTTTTCCTAATATGCAGGGTCAAAGTAGTAGTACCAATGGAATGTTCCCAGGTGACAACCCCCTTAACCTCAGCCCTCTCCAGTACAGCAATGCCTTTGATGTGTTTGCGGCCTATGGAGGCCTCAACGAGAAGTCTTTTGTAGATGGCTTGAATTTTAGCTTAAATAACATGCAGTATTCTAACCAGCAATTCCAGCCTGTTATggctaactaa